One window of Pseudobacteriovorax antillogorgiicola genomic DNA carries:
- a CDS encoding c-type cytochrome: MKLFLLFFALTAVISSCLLEPSPDPDKAVVDEIEESTEVNLSLSANALGAFAETMEAVRISVYQSNDGQRGDLIGEPHDFSISETGRYKLQGLSTGPKFFLVELLGEGAKVIARGETFLNVTLGAQSVDSVTLSSVGDPSVAIRFEMDVALTNLPIGGPDVEPQALSIMKEGFKCQNCHASTVAGGLDLNSDPIKSGREPLASNYLALVEEIVARVKDDNRPMPPFGSRLDATQIETMETWLMQVKAASTPEVSIDFYRLTISQDDQDIGNFRLSRSGDGSWVITPDLVLGVGQSFQFAFSAMTDEESTLDAWQETLKIPLDGNLRVERVITYQEPAIDI, from the coding sequence ATGAAGCTTTTTTTGCTGTTCTTTGCCCTGACTGCGGTGATTTCGTCGTGCCTACTAGAGCCGTCACCTGATCCCGATAAGGCAGTGGTTGATGAGATTGAAGAATCTACAGAAGTCAATCTTTCCCTTTCAGCAAACGCTCTTGGAGCCTTTGCTGAAACTATGGAAGCAGTTCGTATCAGTGTCTATCAGAGCAATGATGGGCAGCGAGGTGATCTCATTGGTGAACCTCATGACTTTTCCATTTCAGAGACAGGCCGATATAAACTTCAAGGCCTGAGCACTGGCCCAAAGTTTTTTTTGGTTGAGCTGCTCGGTGAAGGGGCCAAAGTAATAGCCAGAGGAGAAACCTTCTTAAATGTCACCCTAGGGGCACAGTCAGTTGATTCTGTGACCCTATCATCAGTCGGTGACCCCTCCGTGGCTATTCGTTTCGAAATGGATGTAGCTCTCACGAACCTTCCAATCGGAGGCCCCGATGTGGAGCCGCAGGCCTTAAGTATCATGAAAGAAGGCTTTAAGTGCCAGAATTGCCATGCTTCGACGGTGGCAGGTGGATTGGATCTGAACAGCGATCCCATCAAGTCCGGACGGGAGCCCCTTGCTTCAAACTACTTAGCTTTAGTTGAAGAGATTGTAGCTCGGGTTAAAGATGATAATCGTCCCATGCCACCATTTGGTTCTCGATTGGATGCCACGCAGATTGAAACGATGGAGACTTGGCTCATGCAAGTGAAAGCAGCGTCGACTCCTGAAGTTTCGATTGATTTCTATAGGCTGACCATAAGCCAAGACGATCAAGACATTGGGAATTTTAGGCTTAGCCGATCAGGTGATGGATCCTGGGTGATCACACCAGACTTAGTTTTAGGGGTTGGCCAGTCCTTTCAGTTCGCTTTTTCAGCTATGACGGACGAAGAAAGTACTTTAGACGCTTGGCAAGAAACCTTAAAGATTCCTTTGGATGGAAACTTGCGTGTGGAGCGTGTTATAACTTATCAAGAGCCCGCGATAGATATCTAA
- a CDS encoding TetR/AcrR family transcriptional regulator — protein sequence MSYVKKEKATDKLKAAAISLFAEKGFHETSVRDIARQAGVNPSLINYHFGGKEDLYRSILEESGNESALRFNRILSEIDSRDEFGFRFKMLVEELVRANFDNFDVQRIIDQVIRNKGDIGEEVFREKHLKILEDFVLFIRSAQDKGFANKETDARLAALLVVAFIRNLGLMREALKSFIDIDIETPEAQKDIVDTLLRLVLTGLKAD from the coding sequence GTGAGTTACGTGAAAAAAGAAAAGGCAACGGATAAGTTAAAAGCAGCTGCAATTTCACTGTTCGCAGAAAAAGGGTTCCATGAGACCTCTGTTCGCGACATAGCACGCCAAGCTGGGGTCAACCCTAGTTTGATCAACTATCACTTTGGCGGTAAAGAAGATCTCTATCGCAGTATCCTTGAAGAAAGCGGCAATGAGTCAGCCCTAAGATTTAACCGTATTCTTTCTGAAATCGACAGTCGTGACGAGTTCGGCTTTCGCTTTAAAATGCTGGTTGAAGAGTTGGTTCGTGCCAACTTTGATAATTTCGATGTCCAGCGAATCATCGATCAGGTGATTCGCAATAAAGGGGACATTGGTGAAGAGGTTTTTCGTGAAAAGCACCTAAAGATCCTAGAAGACTTCGTCTTATTTATCCGTTCTGCTCAGGATAAAGGGTTCGCTAACAAGGAAACTGATGCAAGGCTAGCAGCCTTGCTTGTAGTTGCCTTTATTCGTAACTTGGGACTCATGCGCGAAGCCTTGAAGAGCTTTATAGATATTGATATTGAAACCCCAGAGGCTCAAAAAGATATCGTAGATACATTACTCCGCCTTGTCCTCACTGGCTTAAAGGCTGATTAG
- a CDS encoding pirin family protein encodes MARKLKPLSQFQYIPSSELSTGSFDAGKITEVKLIGFAGEPSPLLRLGPLFYWAWATARSAASIPSHPHRGFEIISYVIDGVLEHRDSLGHIDRLGPGDLQVMQTGSGLEHEEHFVTTPCSMFQIWFDPNFRQKIKERPRYKVIRDKEISSKHIGTKSTIKTLISPAGGYRLDAPVSVMDIEVGAEGRWQWHLAANTACLAFIIKGLVHGRSEHDESVARPSDGLLWATEDGLTITLQAEQDSRLLLVTVDQVPTYPLFPKPKPRS; translated from the coding sequence ATGGCTCGCAAGTTAAAGCCACTCAGTCAATTCCAGTATATACCAAGCTCAGAGCTAAGCACTGGATCTTTCGATGCAGGTAAAATCACTGAAGTTAAGCTTATAGGCTTTGCTGGTGAACCGAGCCCTCTACTCCGTCTCGGCCCGCTATTTTACTGGGCGTGGGCGACCGCACGATCCGCCGCTTCAATTCCAAGTCATCCTCATCGAGGCTTCGAAATCATCTCCTATGTAATCGATGGAGTATTAGAGCACCGCGACTCCCTAGGGCACATTGATCGCCTCGGCCCCGGAGATCTTCAAGTAATGCAAACTGGATCAGGACTAGAGCATGAAGAGCACTTTGTAACCACTCCTTGCTCTATGTTTCAGATCTGGTTTGACCCCAATTTCAGACAAAAAATCAAGGAAAGACCACGTTACAAAGTGATTCGTGACAAGGAAATAAGTTCCAAACACATCGGCACGAAATCAACCATAAAGACATTGATTAGCCCTGCAGGAGGATACCGGCTAGATGCTCCTGTGTCTGTCATGGATATTGAAGTTGGGGCTGAAGGACGTTGGCAATGGCATCTAGCAGCCAATACCGCTTGCCTTGCTTTCATCATCAAAGGCTTGGTTCATGGACGAAGTGAACACGATGAGTCTGTGGCAAGGCCTTCTGATGGATTACTTTGGGCAACCGAGGACGGATTGACGATCACCTTGCAAGCTGAACAAGACAGCCGCTTGCTGCTCGTTACAGTGGATCAAGTGCCCACCTATCCCCTGTTCCCCAAGCCGAAGCCGAGATCTTAG